The Fulvia fulva chromosome 1, complete sequence region AACGCGCTTCAGGATGATCGCAAGTGCGGTATTGACACAACATCGACCAGACCGATGACACGTTGACAGCGTTGCCAGGATGGACGTCTCATTCCCATACACGCGCTACGCGTGCCCATGCGCCGACCACATCTCTGCCACGCCAACATCGCAGCTCGGCAAGAGAAGCTCGCAGGAGGTGGAGGACGACGCACAGGAAGAACACACCTTCAATCCTCACGATCTGCGCGCCAACTTCTCCTTGTACCCACTCGATAATCTCCTCTTCTGCGACGAGTGCACCAACATCAAATGCGAGAGGTGCTGGACCGAGGAGATACTGTACTGGTACTGTCCAAACTGCTTGTTCGAGGTGCCCAGTAGTACTGTGAAGAGTGATGGCAACAGGTAAGGTGAGATGTCATGTTTGGGAGCGGTTATTCGCCCAGGCGGCCTCTAACATGTCTACACAGATGTGCACGGCATTGCTACGATTGCCCAGTATGTTCGGCCAGCCTTGCAACCACCGTCATGAACCGACACTCGGACGCACACTTGAGACCAGACAGCTCAAGCTCACCGGAGACTTACATTCTGCAATGTGGGTACTGCGAATGGAGCTCTCTCGACATCGATGTTACTTTCACCAAGCACAACAAGATCACCGAGCAATTGAACAAGATCTGGAAGAGCAGGACTATGCCCGACGACAGCAAGCAAAACAAGAGCGATAGCTTGAGCCATGACACCGCGTTTGCCAATCTCTCGAGCTTCTACAAGGACCAGTTGAGTGAATCCGGAGACACCTCGAGCGCATACACAAATAGCCCGTACAGCTCTCCCGCTAACCTGGCCAGGATTATGAGCCTGTATGGCGGATTGTCATTACAGTCTCAGAAGAAGATGAAGGAAAAGCCGCAACCCATGCGCGAGGCTGGGAACCGGATCGAAGGACTGTCCACATTCTCGGCGGAAGATCGACCGGGCGATGATGAGCTCTTGCACAGGATGGGGACGCTGGGCATGGATGGCACTGCGCCTCAACAGCAGCAGCTTCAAGCCCCTTCTAACTACGATCTCAAATTCAAGCGTGATCTCTGGCCAACAGCCACCAAGCTCAAGGTGGCAAGAGGCAAGCGGTGTCGGACTTGTCGGCAGTTCGTGGCGCGACCCGAGAACAAAGTCGGCAGTATGCGATACAAGGTTCGATTGCTTGCAATGCATCACATGCCACGGCTGTCGATCAAGCCTTTGCAGACCACGGCGCAACTACAGCCAGTGAACTCATTGAATTTCCACATGCGACCCGAGCCTATCGAGCCCGTCGTACTGCAACCTCATCAGACCGAGCAGTACGTCTTGACAGTCCGCAACCCGATCTTCGAGGCGATCAAAGTCACGTTAGCGACCCCAGCTACTACGCCAGGCCGCGTGGCCTCGAAAGTGACCATCCTATGCCCATCCTTCACGGTAGGCGCTGCTGGTGATCGATGGGAAGAAGCACTTGCTGAGCCTGCGATGGGCGTTAACAGCGACGGTAGCAGAAAGGCAGCTATGGCATCTCTCACGGGCTCAGCTGACGCTGACCGGCAGCCAGAGGCAGGTAAAGTCTGGGGTCGTTCGAAAAGTGCAACATCTGTCATTCTCGAGGTAGTGCCTGGAGCAGTGGAAAGTGCCACGAAGCCACACGCAAACAACGAGAAACACGAGCGGGTGGATGAAGACGAAGACATCCTGGAGATTCCAATCTACGTCCGCGTAGAGTGGGAGGCAATCCCTCATGGAGTGCACGAGCCTGACACGACTGAGCGCGAGACTCGGGAGCTCGCCTATTGGAGTGTGCTGGGTGTCGGTCGCATCGCGCGAGGTTGAGATCGCTTGTTCACCTCAAGTCACTAGTCGAGGATCGTAGTTGCCGTGGTAGCTGCTACTTTTCGAGCACGTCTACGCTCTGTTGCTGCAGCGATTATCCATGAGCTAGGCAACGGCCGGGGGTGAGAAACTTTTCACTGATGTGACTGCGCCGCACAGTCCACTTGCTCTTCTGCACACCTCCTCGTCACCGTTGCGAAGATGTCGAGACTATATGAATACGGGTTCACGATGGCGGCGGGAGAGCCTTGCTCGACACGACGGCGAACCACTTATATCGTGAGGCATCCTTCACCAACTGGATCGAAACACCTTCCGCCTGCAATTCGATGGATTGGAACAAATGCTCGGGGATACATATTCTGATGATTACATTCTGCCGGTCAACGCGAAGATCTTCGCTGAAAGGCCAGTGTCTTACTCAACAGGGCAGCTCTTGGGGGATTGGAGCCCACAGAGGTCCAGATTGGTCATATATCAGCCACCGTCGTGCAAGCTAGTCGTGCTATGAACGCAGGTGGAAGACTTTGTTACGATACTGTTCTCTGCTTTCAGGCCGGTCTATACACAGTTGCTGATATAAGCCAGGCAAGTCTGCGACAACCAAAGTCAGCAGCTAGCTGACATGTACCGTGCTCTCTTCGACAAAGACGGGCTCAGACGCGATATAGCCGACCGTGTGGAGTATGACCTTGGCGACATTTGCTACATTGATGAAGTCTTCCTCGAGAAAGAATATCGGGGCTATGGTATCGGCTTGCTTGCTGTCGATGGATTAATCAAGTCTCTGCCGTCCATGGAATCGGATTGCTTCATGCTGCATGCTGCCAGTGTAAACCAAGAGGCGGCGGAGGAAGTTTCAGAGTACATCGCAGCCAGTGAGCGATTGAGCGAGTATTACAGTCTCATGGGCTTTGATGTGTGGGAGCGCTATACTGCCGGACGACTCCCGCCCCTCATGGGCCTTTGCACGAAGTTCATGAGGCCTGACATCAAAGGTATTGTGCCGCATCTGATTCAGTGAGAGGCGGTACGTAGTATCAGCCTAATGCGTGCCATATTCCTGATGCTCATGCCGAAGATCAAAACAATGCACCTATTTGCCGTGGATCGATCCACATCTATCATCTATCCGAAGCACTTCCCAGTATCATGTCGCATCAAAGTCCGCAGGCCTCTCGCTTTTAGTGAGTGCCGTTCTGTTGTGTTCTGTTCTGCGTAAGGCGAAGCAAATTTCGCATGAGCACGACGATGGTGACCTTGCCAATGGCTGGCACGTAGATGGAAGCCTTCTCCTTGATGTCGGGAGTGAAGTTCTACACCACGCGTCAGTACATCTCAATCGCAGACAACATCCCCCAAAGAATACGTACCTTCTCACTCGAGAAGTTGATGCACACAGCACCCTCCCTCACAACCTCAGTGGGTACCTTGAACTTGTCACCTGGCACACCACTAATCACCACCTCACTAATCGCCAGACAATCCTTCAAAGTCCAGCCCTCCTTATCAGTGACTTCATGCTTCTGCTTCTTCAGCCCAGACCCTCTGCTAAACTGCTGCACGCCAGTGACATCCACACTGTAGACGTCCGCGCCATCATTCGCCAGTAGTGCCGCCAAAGGCCGTCCGACTACCTCACTGCGATTGATTACCGTAATCCTGCGCCCGAAAAGTCGCTTGCTGTAGTCCAGGAACGTGTTGTAAATCTGCAAATGCTCCAGGATCTTGATTATGGCCAGAGCAGTACAGGGCAAGATCGACTTCATAGAGTTCGTCGGAGGGTCCAGGTATCGGATATTCTGATACATGTTGCTAATGAGCTGTGGCGAGAGCCCCTCGACATCCTTGAAGAGGCTGACAGTCCACTGCAGAGTTCTGTCTCGCGGAGGGTTGAAGACGGGGTAGTAAACGATCACTCCATCGATCTCGTCGTTGGTGTTGGCTTCACGAAGGTGGTCCTCGAGATCTTCGGCGTCTACCTCGCGGAGTGTGAAGTCGACACCACTTACATGCAATTAGCGGGTGCTGTTT contains the following coding sequences:
- a CDS encoding Dynactin subunit 4, whose protein sequence is MDVSFPYTRYACPCADHISATPTSQLGKRSSQEVEDDAQEEHTFNPHDLRANFSLYPLDNLLFCDECTNIKCERCWTEEILYWYCPNCLFEVPSSTVKSDGNRCARHCYDCPVCSASLATTVMNRHSDAHLRPDSSSSPETYILQCGYCEWSSLDIDVTFTKHNKITEQLNKIWKSRTMPDDSKQNKSDSLSHDTAFANLSSFYKDQLSESGDTSSAYTNSPYSSPANLARIMSLYGGLSLQSQKKMKEKPQPMREAGNRIEGLSTFSAEDRPGDDELLHRMGTLGMDGTAPQQQQLQAPSNYDLKFKRDLWPTATKLKVARGKRCRTCRQFVARPENKVGSMRYKVRLLAMHHMPRLSIKPLQTTAQLQPVNSLNFHMRPEPIEPVVLQPHQTEQYVLTVRNPIFEAIKVTLATPATTPGRVASKVTILCPSFTVGAAGDRWEEALAEPAMGVNSDGSRKAAMASLTGSADADRQPEAGKVWGRSKSATSVILEVVPGAVESATKPHANNEKHERVDEDEDILEIPIYVRVEWEAIPHGVHEPDTTERETRELAYWSVLGVGRIARG
- a CDS encoding Methylenetetrahydrofolate dehydrogenase [NAD(+)], translated to MASSSSCKVVLANSIAKSLLSEVTAGIQKLDRAPRLHGFLANQDPAARMYADWSAKTCTENGVDFTLREVDAEDLEDHLREANTNDEIDGVIVYYPVFNPPRDRTLQWTVSLFKDVEGLSPQLISNMYQNIRYLDPPTNSMKSILPCTALAIIKILEHLQIYNTFLDYSKRLFGRRITVINRSEVVGRPLAALLANDGADVYSVDVTGVQQFSRGSGLKKQKHEVTDKEGWTLKDCLAISEVVISGVPGDKFKVPTEVVREGAVCINFSSEKNFTPDIKEKASIYVPAIGKVTIVVLMRNLLRLTQNRTQQNGTH